One genomic window of Coffea eugenioides isolate CCC68of chromosome 1, Ceug_1.0, whole genome shotgun sequence includes the following:
- the LOC113766655 gene encoding kanadaptin-like: protein MTIAMGPPPPRNPISTTSQSQARNPEEPSASSAASSSSSASQSTTDTSSMGPPPPKIHNAPEPAPAAERSADTPQPKPSEADDSVSETVDSKEGASSSSTKDTSQTGRQQEKGFSNSTDIAVAYKIPEWNGPPCHHYSLEVLKDGSIIDQFDVFKKGAYMFGRVELCDFVLEHPTISRFHAVIQFKSNGEAYIYDLGSTHGTFINKNEVKKKDYVELHVGDVIRFGHSSRLYIFQGPTDLMPPEADLKTIRTAKIRQEMQDMEASLLRAKLEASLADGISWGMQEDAIEEAEDEIDEITWQTYKGQLTEKQEKTREKVMKRLEKIAHMKKEIDAIRAKDIAQGGLTQGQQTQIARNEQRISQIMEELENLEETLNESIRESLGARAGKTTRGKRQGATEDNEEDYLSDDDDFYDRTQKPSKKKSGENQSIETADSLLEKKEAILKEMEDTRNLLLKEDKSVPKREVAGEGDALDAYMSSVSSQLAFDKKDKLEKGLASLQSELDRVSYLLKVADPTGEAARRRESKAQEPRHNVVVAASDAVELSPSEKRQSNRQERSVCGSDKLEKVQNRSSSKEGKIDATADSSNRLEASENVADATDDEAAVYTVAKAQWLGAVDCQKEQETRQESQVDVEEHDQFVDYKDRKAILENTDGAKSRETSGIENAAPGLIVRKRKHVEKSDLTDVKDSEPYKEAEIKAEDAVALLLKHSRGIHTSDEMEQDSENVPQSKQARKDKKKPKRLLGPERPSFLNNESDYESWVPPEGQSGDGRTSLNDRYGY from the exons ATGACCATTGCCATGGGTCCGCCACCACCTAGAAACCCCATCTCCACCACCTCCCAGTCCCAAGCCAGAAACCCAGAAGAACCTTCAGCTTCAAGTGCTGCTTCTTCTTCATCCTCCGCATCCCAATCAACAACTGATACGTCTTCAATGGGTCCCCCTCCCCCTAAAATTCACAACGCTCCCGAACCAGCGCCCGCCGCGGAACGTTCTGCCGATACCCCCCAACCAAAGCCTTCCGAAGCTGATGATTCTGTTTCTGAGACTGTTGATTCCAAAGAGGGCGCCAGCTCCAGCTCCACAAAAGACACTAGCCAAACTGGGAGACAACAAGAGAAAGGCTTTAGTAATTCTACGGATATAGCAGTGGCTTATAAAATTCCAGAGTGGAACGGGCCCCCTTGCCATCACTATTCTCTTGAAGTTCTCAAAGATGGCTCCATCATTGACCAATTCGATGT ATTCAAGAAGGGGGCTTACATGTTTGGGCGTGTTGAACTCTGTGATTTTGTCCTTGAGCATCCAACGATCTCACGGTTCCATGCTG TTATCCAGTTCAAGAGCAATGGAGAAGCTTATATCTATGATCTTGGTAGCACACACGGGACTTTCATAAACAAGAATGAG GTGAAGAAAAAGGATTACGTGGAGTTGCATGTTGGTGATGTGATTCGCTTTGGCCA TTCATCTCGGTTGTACATATTTCAAGGACCAACTGACTTGATGCCACCT GAAGCTGACTTGAAGACTATACGCACTGCTAAGATCCGACAGGAGATGCAAGATATGGAAGCATCACTTTTACGAGCAAAACTTGAAGCATCTTTGGCTGATGGTATATCATGGGGCATGCAGGAGGATGCTATTGAAGAAGCTGAG gatgaaattgatgaaataaCTTGGCAAACTTACAAGGGACAACTTACGGAGAAGCAGGAAAAAACACGTGAAAAAGTCATGAAAAGACTTGAAAAG ATTGCTCATATGAAGAAAGAGATAGATGCTATTCGGGCCAAGGACATTGCTCAAGGTGGGTTGACGCAGGGACAACAGACCCAGATTGCTAGGAATGAACAGAGGATATCACAA ATCATGGAAGAGCTTGAAAACTTGGAAGAGACGTTAAATGAAAGTATTCGAGAAAGCCTTGGTGCTCGTGCTGGAAAGACAACACGTGGTAAGAGACAAGGGGCGACAGAGGACAATGAAGAAGATTACCTGAG tgatgatgatgatttcTATGACCGGACGCAGAAGCCTTCTAAGAAGAAGAGTGGAGAAAACCAATCAATTGAGACTGCTGACTCTCTTCTTGAAAAGAAAGAAGCCATTCTTAAAGAGATGGAAGACACAAGAAACTTACTTCTGAAGGAGGACAAAAGTGTGCCCAAAAGAGAAGTTGCTGGAGAAGGAGATGCACTTGATGCATATATGTCCAGCGTATCATCTCAGCTAG CATTTGACAAGAAGGATAAGCTTGAAAAGGGCTTGGCCTCTCTGCAGTCAGAATTGGATAGGGTCTCATACTTGCTGAAGGTTGCTGATCCTACGGGAGAAGCTGCTCGGCGAAGAGAATCAAAAGCACAAGAACCAAGACACAATGTGGTAGTTGCTGCTTCTGATGCTGTAGAGCTGTCACCATCCGAAAAGCGTCAAAGCAACAGACAAGAGCGCTCCGTATGTGGTTCAGACAAACTTGAGAAAGTACAGAATAGATCCAGCAGTAAAGAGGGCAAGATTGATGCAACTGCAGATTCCAGCAATAGGTTGGAAGCAAGTGAGAATGTGGCTGATGCAACAGATGATGAAGCCGCTGTCTATACAGTTGCCAAGGCCCAGTGGCTTGGTGCTGTGGACTGCCAAAAAGAGCAAGAGACCAGACAAGAAAGCCAAGTAGATGTGGAAGAGCATGATCAGTTTGTGGACTACAAAGACAGGAAGGCAATTCTTGAAAATACGGATGGTGCAAAATCGAGGGAGACCTCAGGAATTGAAAATGCAGCCCCTGGTTTGATTGTTAGGAAGCGGAAGCATGTTGAGAAGTCGGACCTCACTGACGTGAAGGATTCTGAACCATACAAGGAGGCTGAAATAAAGGCGGAAGATGCTGTAGCTCTGCTATTGAAGCATTCGAGAGGAATCCATACGTCCGATGAGATGGAACAAGATAGTGAAAATGTTCCCCAAAGCAAACAAGCAAGGAAGGACAAGAAGAAACCTAAGAGACTGCTTGGTCCTGAGAGACCATCGTTTCTGAATAACGAGTCTGATTACGAGTCCTGGGTGCCTCCTGAAG GCCAATCTGGCGATGGACGCACATCTTTGAATGATCGTTATGGGTATTGA